The window AAAAGAGCCCGTAGTCAATAAAGGCGTGCGGGTGAGTTCGGCTATTTCAATACCGGGCAGATTTTGTGTTCTCCTCCCTTACGACAACAAGATCGGTGTTTCGAAAAAGATTACGGACTTCCGCGAAAGAAAGCGCCTTCGTATTATTGCGAAGAGTCTTCTTCCCCAGAATTACGGTTTGATCATCAGAACTGTTGCCCGCGGTCAGGCGGAAGAGCAGATTAAAGATGACTTGAGAAGCCTCTTGAAACTTTGGAAAAAGATTCAGGAAAAGGCGAGAAGTGGAACCCCCCCTGCCATTATTTATCAGGATGTCTCGACCACTTCAAGTGTCATCAGGGATCTTTTCACCTCTGACATCTCAAAAGTGTACATCGACAACAAAAAAGTATTCAAAGAGATTAAAGATTACATTGCAGTCTCGCAGCCTGAGTTACTCGACAAAGTTGAACAGGTCCGATCAGAGGAACCGATCTTCGAAGCTTTCAAGGTTGAGGAGCAGATAAAAGAACTTTTCGCTAGAAAAGTGGCAATGAAGAGTGGCGGACATATCGTAATCGAGCATACGGAAGCGATGGTTGTAATCGATGTAAACAGCGGAAAATATGCAGCCAGCAAGGATCAGGAGTTGAACTCCCTGAAAACCGATCTGGAAGCAGCCCGCGAAATTGCGCATCAGTTGCGTTTAAGGGATATAGGCGGTTTGATCGTTATCGACTTTATCGATCTCGAGGATGAAAAGAACAGAAAGAAAGTTTACGATGAGCTCAAGAAAGAGTTCAGAAGAGACCGCGCGAAGGTATCCATTCTCCCTATGTCCGACTTTGGCCTTGTTCAGATAACCAGACAGAGGGTAAGACAGAACATCATGCAGGCTCTAACCGAGACTTGTCCCGTTTGCATGGGAACAGGCTTGCTGACGAAGAAGTCGCACCTCATTCATGAAATTGATGAATGGCTCGGTAAATACAGAACCGAGGCACCACATCGTTCGATTATTATTAAATGCCATCCATTCGTAGCGCAGAAACTCAAGGAAGGGTTCCCGAGTACACTCGCAAAGATGCAGATGAGATACATGCTTAGAATCAGAATTGAAGAGGATAATGCATTCAATTCAGATCAGTTCAAAGTTATTGCCCGTAAAACCAAACAGGATTTAACAGGGATTATAACAGATTTGTGATTTCCGGTTCCTCAATTTAGTATGAATTGAGAGAAAGAAATTTTATATTTATAGATTTGAAAAACGAAATTATAAGTACAGGTAAATCGTGAAAAAGACCAGACTTTATTCAGAACATGTGAAACATGGTGCCAAATTGGTTGAATTCGCCGGCTACAGCATGCCGATTCAGTATGAATCGATAATTGCCGAGCACAAGGCGGTAAGAAACAGCGTGGGGCTCTTTGATGTGAGTCACATGGGCGAAGTAATTATCGAAGGTGATGCTGCATTTGAATATGTACAGAACCTTACGATAAATGATGTATCCACACTCTTCCCGGGCAGAGTTCAGTATTCTGCAATGTGTTATGAGGATGGCGGTATCGTGGATGACCTGCTTGTTTACAAGCTTGATCAGAAAAAGTTCATGCTTGTTATCAATGCATCAAACATTGAAAAAGATATTGAATGGATGCACAGGAACAATACTCATGGAGTGAGCATTAAAGATGTAAGCGATGAGTTTACTCTTATTGCTGTTCAAGGTCCATATTCCAAAAAAGTGGTTGAAGCGGTATTTGGCATCAAAATCGATATCGAGTATTACCACTTCACTTATGGTGAGTTTGCGGGAGAGAAAGTTTTGATTTCGAGAACCGGTTATACGGGTGAACTTGGATACGAACTTTACTTCACAGGGGATGAAGAGATGGCATGCAAGTTGTGGGATGCTTTGATGAAACACGGCAATGATTATTTTATCAAACCGTGCGGACTTGGATCCCGCGATTCTCTCAGACTTGAGATGGGTTTTTGTCTTTACGGTAACGATATTGATGCGACTACAAATCCACTCGAAGCGGGTTTGGGCTGGATCACCAAACTGAAAAAAGAGAAGTTTACCGGTAAAGATTCTCTTCTGAAAATAAAAGAAGACGGTCTAAAGAGAAAACTTACACCCCTTGTTTGTCTCACAAAATCATTTCCGAGACACGGTTATGAAGTAATGGCAGGCGATACAGTTGTTGGTAATCTGACAAGCGGGACAGTAAGTCCTGTGCTCGATCAAGGAATTGCTCTTGCGTACATAGATGTAAATTACTTAAATTCTGACAGCAGACTTGAGATGATGGTTAGAGGGAACAGAATCCCTGTAAGCGTTACAAAGCTGCCCTTCATAAAGAAATAGACAGGGTTAAGATGCGAATTAATACTATATTGACTCCGTTAATGGTGGAAGAGCTGTATTTTGCCGGAAGGATAGCTGTCGTGATTGATGTACTGAGAGCGACAACAACAATCACCACGGCTATCATGAATGGTGCGAAAGAGATTGTGCCGGTGGGCTCACTTGATTTCAGTAAGATAGCATCCGCAAGTTCTTTTGGCGGAAGGACCATGAGGGGTGGTGAAAAGAATTCGAAGAAGATCGAGGGATTTGACCTCGGGAACTCACCATTTGAATATGTCGAAACCGTCGTAAAAGGGAAATCAATTGTCTTTTTTACAACGAACGGTTCCAAAGCCATCGTAAAAACCAAGTATGGAAGTGGTACCCTGATCTGTTCATTCCTTAATGTTTCAAAAGTTGCGGAAGTGCTTGTGAACCTTGGGAAAGAGTATGACATAGTTTGCTCGGGCAGACATGGAGATTTCAGTCTGGAAGATACTGTTTGTGCCGGAATGCTGATAAGTGAATTGCTCAAATTAAAAAATGATCTAACACTTTCAGATGCTTCAAAAGTCGCATTGGATCTTTACGAGAAGTACGGTTCCGATCTGCGGTCTCTCTTTGGAGTAAGCGAGCACGGCAAAATTCTTGAGACAGAAGGGTTTATTGAAGACCTTGAATACTGTGCACAGACCAACATTACCGACATCGTTCCTGTATTTGAGAATTCTTCGATTAAACTTTATGACCCTGCACATCATTTAACAAATAACTGATCCGGCACAGGATGAGCGGAAAAACGAAAAAAGACAGCGGCAGAACTTATTTTGAGTTATCGCAGGAGAAGAAGAAAAGGCTGTTGGGTCTTTTCATCATTTCGTTTTCCGTTCTCCTTTTTCTGAGCATCCTTTCATTTTCTCCCGCGGATGATCCGCAGGTCAGAAATGCATCGGTGAAGGCACTCCCCACAAAAAACTGGCTGGGAATA is drawn from Bacteroidota bacterium and contains these coding sequences:
- a CDS encoding Rne/Rng family ribonuclease; its protein translation is MLKEIIINSSNTQTRVAITEDGKLVDFFVDYSENRRMVGDVYLGKVARVLPGIKAAFIDIGMKHDGFLHFSDIGEKTKELQAMIDEEDDEDDNVARVAADEENAIVQTKFINGVPILQKGEPILVQITKEPVVNKGVRVSSAISIPGRFCVLLPYDNKIGVSKKITDFRERKRLRIIAKSLLPQNYGLIIRTVARGQAEEQIKDDLRSLLKLWKKIQEKARSGTPPAIIYQDVSTTSSVIRDLFTSDISKVYIDNKKVFKEIKDYIAVSQPELLDKVEQVRSEEPIFEAFKVEEQIKELFARKVAMKSGGHIVIEHTEAMVVIDVNSGKYAASKDQELNSLKTDLEAAREIAHQLRLRDIGGLIVIDFIDLEDEKNRKKVYDELKKEFRRDRAKVSILPMSDFGLVQITRQRVRQNIMQALTETCPVCMGTGLLTKKSHLIHEIDEWLGKYRTEAPHRSIIIKCHPFVAQKLKEGFPSTLAKMQMRYMLRIRIEEDNAFNSDQFKVIARKTKQDLTGIITDL
- the gcvT gene encoding glycine cleavage system aminomethyltransferase GcvT translates to MKKTRLYSEHVKHGAKLVEFAGYSMPIQYESIIAEHKAVRNSVGLFDVSHMGEVIIEGDAAFEYVQNLTINDVSTLFPGRVQYSAMCYEDGGIVDDLLVYKLDQKKFMLVINASNIEKDIEWMHRNNTHGVSIKDVSDEFTLIAVQGPYSKKVVEAVFGIKIDIEYYHFTYGEFAGEKVLISRTGYTGELGYELYFTGDEEMACKLWDALMKHGNDYFIKPCGLGSRDSLRLEMGFCLYGNDIDATTNPLEAGLGWITKLKKEKFTGKDSLLKIKEDGLKRKLTPLVCLTKSFPRHGYEVMAGDTVVGNLTSGTVSPVLDQGIALAYIDVNYLNSDSRLEMMVRGNRIPVSVTKLPFIKK
- a CDS encoding 2-phosphosulfolactate phosphatase, yielding MRINTILTPLMVEELYFAGRIAVVIDVLRATTTITTAIMNGAKEIVPVGSLDFSKIASASSFGGRTMRGGEKNSKKIEGFDLGNSPFEYVETVVKGKSIVFFTTNGSKAIVKTKYGSGTLICSFLNVSKVAEVLVNLGKEYDIVCSGRHGDFSLEDTVCAGMLISELLKLKNDLTLSDASKVALDLYEKYGSDLRSLFGVSEHGKILETEGFIEDLEYCAQTNITDIVPVFENSSIKLYDPAHHLTNN